ccacaGGTGCAGCGTGTCAAGAGGTTCTGCGGGGGCAGATGCCACCTACTGCAAGTGGGTTTTTTCCCTCCCACAGAGCCTGTCTTGTCTCAGCCCCTTTGCACCCACAGAAGCAAGCCCTTCTAGGGTCATAGCTTGGTAAAATAATGTTAGGCAGCACCGCTGAACCACTGCTCAACAACCCTCCTCTCCCAGCCggtttccctccctcccatcagCCAGGCCTTCACCACCCATGAGGGCCTCCCAGTCCCTGGTCTTCTCCCACAAACACTCCCTTTTCCCTTGGGGCGGAATGCAAAGGGACAAAGTTGAGGCTCTTTAAGGGACAAACtttaggaaggaaataaaaacaaaacaaaacaaaaccaagaaaatatcAAAACCTCAGGCCCAGCGTCTGTGCGCTCAACACCCAGCTCTGCTTTGTTTCCTTGCCTCCCTTCCAAGAAGCCACTGCCCTTCTTCATCCTCACCCAATTCCTTTGTTCACCTGCCCCCCAACTCGACTCCCCATGAGGGTGCATAAGGCTCTCAGTACTGCAGGCTTTTCCAAAGGTGCACAAGCTTGGGATTGCCCCTCATCCTCACCCCCAGCCCTAGCTTATCCCCAAGCCTGTGCCTCTCCGACTCAGTTTGCTGGCTCCAGCCCTGATGTTGGGACATAGGATGCCATGTCCAACAGGGGACAGGATGGGATGAGGAAGGGGATGATTGTCCAAAGGTGTGATCAGGAGGGAACAAGGGTGGACAGGGCCAGGGAAAGGCTGTGGAGAGGGAATCTAGGGCAGTTTGCAGAAGAGAAATAGTGTGGTCCCAGATCCATCCTCCAAAGCACTGCCGCATTCTCAGGAAGGGATTTGGAGTGAGAACCTCCCTGTGTGTGAGACCCTCAGCAAGTCTGCAGGACTACTGCAGGAGCGGAGCTGGGTCTACCCTGAAAGTCTCCAAACTGACAGGGAAAAGAGCTCCACCAAATCAAAGGCTCCTTACCTGCAGAGAGCCCATACCTGCTGGGAACCCCAGGATGAGGAGCAAAGGCTCCTCATTAGGACCCCCCAGTATGATGGGGAGGATGGAGCTCCACCTTGGAAGAACCTCTGGGTTCAGCTGGGCACAGAAGAGCTCTGACAACACATGGATAAGCCCGTAGACAGAGAAGCACGGGCAGAGAAGAGCATAGGGCAAACCAGAGTAAATGATCAGGAAGACACGTATTGAGAGCCCAGCACAGCCCAAGTGCATCTGGGACGCATGAGGGGGGAGCACAGGCAGGTTGAAGGAACAGGCCTGAGTAGTGATCTAGTGACACCTCCAGACTCAACCCCTAtgttctggacctcagtttcccatccCCTGTCCCTTTAGCAGAGGCTCAGGGATGCAGTCTGCTTCACTGAACCCATTAGTCTGACACTTGCTGACGTCTTCCTCTTTTGTAGCTGGAAGTCACAGGGCAAAGCACTAAGCTGTGCAGTCACAGAAAAAGTCTAAGGGTGTgaagggacagaggggagagTGTCCAGGGAAGAGTGTCAAGGGTGAAGAAGGAGGAGACAGGTGGGAGCAGAGGTGTTCAGGGCAATGGCTGAGGCCATCACCTATGCTGACCTGCGGTTTGTGAAGGCTCCGCTGAAGAAGAGCGTCTCCAGCCGGTTAGGACACGGTAAGGGTGGAAGGGGCATCTCCTTGATTTTGCATCCCCAAGCTCCCTCATGGCcgcacccccacctccaccttttctctcctcttccaagACCCAGAGACTGATGAGGATGAGGAACTCACCTATGAGAATGTGCAAGTGCCCTCAGTCTCAGGTGGGCCCTTGAGCTTGGCTTCTTCTGCAGTAGGGGACAAAGCAGGTATGGAGACCCCAAAGGATATATGTTTGACGGGgtagggtgtgtgtggggtgtgtgtggggtgtgtgtgtgtgtcttaagcTGGACTCTACGGTATTCTTAAGCGGGGGAGGGGCGGTACACAATATCCCTGGGAAAGGAGGGGATGCTtaggaaagagaagaatgagcCCTGGATAAATGGGAGTCAGGTAAGAATAAAGCTCCTGGGGCAAGGTGGAAGTCCCAGTGCGGAGACAGGGCTCAGCGAGGAGACGTGAAGGCAGCCCCCGTGGGGAGACGATTTCGagtgggaaatggggagttacAGGACAGAGAAGAGGGTAGGAGAGAGGGATGAGGGTACTTTGGGGGAGAAGGTTTAGGGGTGCTGAGTAAAACCTAAAGAGAGACCCAGGAGGGAGACCCGGAAAAGTAGTAAGACTCGGAGAAACACAAGAGTCCCGGTGGAGATGCGGGAATCCGGGGAGTGCTAAGGGGGTCCCAGAGCATCTCAGGAGGTCGCAGAAGGTATCTGGGGCCAGactggagagggaggggtggaggcggAGAGGGTGGAAAAAAAGGGAATTTCCCGGGTCTTCCCTTTTTGGAAACCGGAGTCTCTGTGCGTCCTCAGGGCTCCACCCCGAGCAGCCAACTGCGTCCTGGAGCTCCGTGACGTCACCCGCTGCCGGGAGGCTCCTCGCGGGTGAGTCCCTCGCCCTCCTTGCGGCGCGCGCCCCCAGCGGCCCGGCTGGTGCTTCGGCGCGCGGGGCGGTCGTCCCCCCGACTGCGCCGACCCCGCCCGGCCGCGCGGGCTGTTCACGGAGGGCGAGCTGGCGGGATCCCAAGGGCATGGTGCTGGGCCCTGCGTGTGCGTGTCCCGTACCGAGAGTGAGCCCGGGAAGCAGCACTCTGGACTGCGCGGGCAGCCCCGAGAACCCTGCCCTGCCTCTTTGACCCCCATACCCAGATGTATCATTTCCACAGGTTGACCCAgatcctccctccttcccctttacGGTGGTCCCATTCCCATAGCCCCGTCCTCTGTCGCCGTCTGAGATTTAGCTCCCATCCTACCAGGTAGCGCCCCTCAGTGCTTACCAGAAACGATCCAGCCCTTATTCTGGAACATCTTCCTTCTGCTACCTAAGGAAATTCACTAACCGACGAAACCCATCATACCTGCACCATATCCTCTGAGGGGTGCTCTTTGAatatcccccacccacccagcccctcATTCTCTAAACTTTGCTGGGGCTCTCTGCCCTTCGTCCCACTGTCTCGTTAAGGTCGCGCAGCCTGTATGCAGTACCTCTTTCTCGGCCTGCTGTTCACCAGCCTGCTGTTAGGGGTGGCCGCCATCTGCCTGGGAGTACGCTGTGAGTATGGCTGTCCCCCATTTCACATTTACCCCAAGCCATTTTCTCCCCTACTCTCTACTCTCCCCAACAACTCCCTTTTCCCTGGGCAGGGCCCAGAGACACCACCACCATATCCTTAGCTTTTCAACTAGTTTCTAGTCGGGTCTATTTTAGAGTGCTGTGTCTTCCTAATCCAGTACCTCCTAAAGCTTTAGGCAGTCAGCTCTTATATTTCAGCCTGTTTTGCAAAAATTtgcaagaagcagaaaaaggacGGACGCTGAAGTCTCAGGGTGGCAGGGCATGGCTGAAGATGACCTCCAAATCTCTCATTATGGCCAAACAGATCTGCAGGTGTCTCAGCAGCTCCAGCAAACGAACAGGCTTCTGGAAACCACTAACAGCAGCCTGCGACAGCAGCTCCACCTAACGATGACCCagctggggaagaaggaggaggatcTGCAGGGGTCCAGGAGGGAAGTAGCCCAGAGTCAGGAAGCActacaggagaaagagaaggtttGCCAGACTACCCAAGAGCAGTTACAGGCCTGCCAGTCTGAGATGGAGAAGACAAAGGAGGACTTGCAAAGtaaggaggtgcagagaatgacCTTGGAGCAGAGGCTGAGCAGCATGCACCACACACTGAAGCCCTTATTCACGTGCCCCTTAGAAGGTATCCACTTTGGGAGACAAGAGTTGGGAGGGTCTCTGTAAGGGATGGATTGAAGTGAGGAGACACTCCTGGCAGGTATCTCTCTGTTGGGGGGCCATTGAGTTGTGGAGGAAAGGGATAGTAAATGAGAGTGGTGGCCAACAGAGAGGAGAATCAAGCTGCATTCTGGATTTAGGGCGAGTCACCCAGCTCTAAGGCAGATCCTataggaggaaggagggagacagatgGCAATACAGATCACACTGTTCAAGGCACCAAACTTAAGTCTCTGCCCTTGATATCAATGTCAAATTATCTGGGAACCCCCTGAATTGGGATGTGGAACTGGTTTTTTGCACTTTTTTCTAAAGAGAGGGTCTATAGCTTTAATTATTTCTCACCACATCTGAGATTCCCCAAGTGTTAAGAAATCCCGATTACTGAGGTGCAGTGTGGCGGGTGGGGTCGAGGCAGCTGAAGCTCTCAAGCGTGGGCAGCACTTACAATGAGGTGGGTGGGGGTAAGGTTGGGGAGAGAGCTGGCGGGAAGAGTTCATCTATTTTGAAGGCAGGAGCCCAGGCAGTATGTGGGGATGAGGGAGGGGGCCACAGAAAAGGGGAGAGGCTGTGCAAGAAGCAGGCTGAGGTTCGGGGTGGGGAACCAGGCCCAAGGCAAACAGAGTGTTCATGGCCTGGTTACCTACAGTCCAGGTTAGGCTCTGTCTAG
The DNA window shown above is from Mustela erminea isolate mMusErm1 chromosome 12, mMusErm1.Pri, whole genome shotgun sequence and carries:
- the CD72 gene encoding B-cell differentiation antigen CD72 isoform X2 is translated as MAEAITYADLRFVKAPLKKSVSSRLGHDPETDEDEELTYENVQVPSVSGLHPEQPTASWSSVTSPAAGRLLAGRAACMQYLFLGLLFTSLLLGVAAICLGVRYLQVSQQLQQTNRLLETTNSSLRQQLHLTMTQLGKKEEDLQGSRREVAQSQEALQEKEKVCQTTQEQLQACQSEMEKTKEDLQSKEVQRMTLEQRLSSMHHTLKPLFTCPLEDSCCPVGWILNERSCFYISYTERSWGESRNYCQSLSSDLATFSDISYYLVTDHNSESKMLMQISPPGSFWTNYSFAKRRQQAQGKRGTGYYSQSSSCFKVQSRWLRIQTDDCTSLLPCICEMTAFKHPDRDHFLP
- the CD72 gene encoding B-cell differentiation antigen CD72 isoform X3; the protein is MAEAITYADLRFVKAPLKKSVSSRLGHDPETDEDEELTYENVQVPSVSGGPLSLASSAVGDKAGLHPEQPTASWSSVTSPAAGRLLAGRAACMQYLFLGLLFTSLLLGVAAICLGVRYLQVSQQLQQTNRLLETTNSSLRQQLHLTMTQLGKKEEDLQGSRREVAQSQEALQEKEKVCQTTQEQLQACQSEMEKTKEDLQSKEVQRMTLEQRLSSMHHTLKPLFTCPLEDSCCPVGWILNERSCFYISYTERSWGESRNYCQSLSSDLATFSDISYYLVTDHNSESKMLMQISPPGSFWTNYSFAKRRQQAQGKRGTGYSCQQKPAPFTLTAVCRP
- the CD72 gene encoding B-cell differentiation antigen CD72 isoform X1 — encoded protein: MAEAITYADLRFVKAPLKKSVSSRLGHDPETDEDEELTYENVQVPSVSGGPLSLASSAVGDKAGLHPEQPTASWSSVTSPAAGRLLAGRAACMQYLFLGLLFTSLLLGVAAICLGVRYLQVSQQLQQTNRLLETTNSSLRQQLHLTMTQLGKKEEDLQGSRREVAQSQEALQEKEKVCQTTQEQLQACQSEMEKTKEDLQSKEVQRMTLEQRLSSMHHTLKPLFTCPLEDSCCPVGWILNERSCFYISYTERSWGESRNYCQSLSSDLATFSDISYYLVTDHNSESKMLMQISPPGSFWTNYSFAKRRQQAQGKRGTGYYSQSSSCFKVQSRWLRIQTDDCTSLLPCICEMTAFKHPDRDHFLP